One Bacteroidota bacterium genomic region harbors:
- a CDS encoding transposase: protein MKLTLFKEIDFLNAVKALFHELKVPMNYVSDEPTTITKILSPLTYRENYTFNLVDDVYFVGMVDDAAFEGNQSLSASQIKSDYDGVLIFGITLNQRDNNLLPTRSQLAEISRAFNREFYYTPVVLVFKYHDNISDYLAFANTERLKYKQEWREGEKAGKVSLLRDINIKKPHRGHEDIINQLKIPTSGTKQVDTFAKLYNYWQEVFSVSILNKKFYQELQNWYFWAIKEVSFPNQPKILDENIDGDEAKLKEAIKEHKGKNVIRLLTRILFIWFIKEKKLIPEEIFDEQTIGDKLIDDFTPQKPHGIFSTGKHNSKYYRAILQNLFFATLNKEMGKREFRKDKQHQNVTNLMRYQSYFKNPDYFVQLMEDIVPFMNGGLFECLDKPHETIKGKKGGDKIIYIDGFSDRLDNTLVVPDYLFFDVDEDVDLSDDFGSKAKVYKNAKTKGLLEILKSYKFTITENTPIEEDVALDPELLGKVFENLLASYNPETKTTARKQTGSFYTPREIVNYMVDESLIAYLKNVLEASNFDISDGLSTQYIDKTGNVFFNPNDEIEIKEGKLPHWQQKEVFYHVTFRLADSIPKEKAEQLKIDRENWQKKNKDKKDYSKDEWKEYNRLFNERVEQWMNAGYGSCLLKKKENATIVANAIKYFAGDRYILDEWVVMPNHVHVLVKPIADNKLSNILHSWKSFTANEINKFENLSGQLWMHESYDHIVRNEDALKAIRHYIRQNPTKANIVVEASSFNTSRNKDVSSFNKDQSKDALDTMLHQLFSFDETNPFKNNPEIQSQIIKALDKAKILDPAAGSGAFPMGVLQKMVHILQKLDSDNELCKEVQLEKAMAETEDAYGIENKKEREQKLIEINNAFDEKVNDPDFARKLYLIENCIYGVDIQPIATQISKLRFFISLVVDQKVQPDEPNFGIRPLPNLETRFVTANTLIGIQKENSLFYTDEVKKLENKLKKVRHKLFNARTKDTKLKYRQKDEELRHNIADILKDKGLPLYEAEKLANWDPYDQNASSPFFDPEWMFDIKSGFDVVIGNPPYIGEKGNKDIFRQLAIGSLSKRFYQRKIDIFYFFFHLALDTLKERGTFSFITTNYYPTADAAKNLRNDLKT, encoded by the coding sequence ATGAAACTAACATTATTCAAAGAAATAGATTTTCTTAATGCTGTAAAAGCATTGTTTCACGAACTTAAAGTTCCAATGAACTATGTGTCTGACGAACCCACAACCATAACAAAAATATTATCTCCATTGACTTATAGGGAAAATTACACGTTTAATCTAGTTGATGATGTGTATTTTGTTGGAATGGTGGACGATGCTGCTTTTGAAGGAAATCAGAGTCTTTCTGCAAGCCAAATAAAATCGGATTACGATGGCGTATTGATTTTTGGAATAACCCTTAATCAAAGAGATAACAACTTACTACCAACTCGATCACAATTGGCTGAAATATCCCGAGCTTTTAACCGAGAGTTTTATTATACACCGGTTGTTTTGGTTTTTAAGTATCATGATAATATTTCTGACTATCTGGCCTTTGCAAATACCGAAAGATTAAAATATAAACAGGAATGGCGCGAGGGCGAAAAAGCAGGTAAGGTTTCTTTGTTACGTGACATTAATATTAAGAAACCACATAGAGGACATGAAGATATTATTAACCAACTGAAAATTCCAACATCAGGAACAAAACAGGTTGATACATTTGCAAAACTCTACAACTATTGGCAGGAAGTCTTTAGTGTTAGTATTCTTAATAAGAAGTTCTATCAGGAATTGCAAAACTGGTATTTCTGGGCTATCAAAGAAGTCAGTTTCCCAAATCAACCAAAAATACTTGATGAAAATATTGATGGTGACGAAGCGAAACTAAAAGAAGCCATAAAGGAGCATAAAGGAAAAAATGTAATTCGTTTGCTTACCCGTATTTTATTTATCTGGTTTATTAAAGAAAAGAAACTGATACCTGAAGAGATATTTGATGAACAAACAATTGGCGATAAACTAATTGATGATTTTACCCCACAAAAGCCACATGGCATTTTTTCAACCGGAAAACATAACAGCAAATACTACCGTGCTATTTTGCAAAACCTGTTTTTTGCTACCCTTAACAAGGAAATGGGCAAACGTGAATTCCGCAAAGACAAACAGCACCAAAATGTAACCAATTTAATGCGTTACCAATCCTATTTCAAAAACCCTGATTACTTTGTGCAACTAATGGAAGATATAGTACCTTTTATGAATGGTGGACTTTTTGAGTGTCTCGACAAACCGCACGAAACCATTAAAGGAAAGAAGGGAGGAGACAAGATAATATACATTGACGGATTTTCCGATAGGCTTGACAATACCCTTGTTGTTCCTGATTACCTGTTTTTTGATGTGGATGAAGACGTAGATTTAAGTGATGATTTTGGAAGCAAAGCAAAAGTGTATAAAAATGCCAAAACAAAAGGTCTGCTTGAAATACTTAAATCCTATAAATTTACCATTACCGAAAATACGCCAATTGAAGAAGATGTAGCCCTCGACCCTGAATTATTGGGTAAAGTATTCGAAAATCTTTTGGCAAGTTATAATCCTGAAACCAAAACTACTGCTCGTAAACAAACAGGTTCCTTTTATACACCACGCGAGATTGTTAATTATATGGTGGACGAAAGTTTAATTGCCTATCTGAAAAATGTACTCGAAGCTTCCAACTTCGATATATCAGATGGCTTATCAACCCAATATATAGATAAAACTGGAAATGTATTCTTCAACCCCAACGATGAAATAGAAATAAAAGAAGGGAAATTGCCTCATTGGCAACAAAAGGAAGTTTTCTATCATGTTACATTTAGATTAGCAGATTCAATCCCAAAAGAAAAAGCTGAACAACTTAAAATCGACAGGGAAAATTGGCAGAAAAAAAATAAAGATAAAAAGGACTATTCTAAAGATGAATGGAAAGAATATAATCGTTTGTTTAACGAGCGGGTTGAACAATGGATGAATGCCGGCTATGGCAGTTGTTTATTAAAGAAAAAAGAAAATGCTACAATAGTAGCCAATGCAATAAAGTATTTCGCTGGAGATCGCTATATTTTAGATGAATGGGTTGTTATGCCGAACCATGTTCATGTTTTGGTAAAACCTATTGCAGATAATAAACTGAGCAATATTCTTCATTCATGGAAATCGTTTACTGCAAATGAGATTAATAAATTTGAAAACTTATCCGGGCAACTTTGGATGCATGAAAGTTATGATCATATCGTTAGGAATGAGGATGCTCTAAAAGCGATTCGTCACTATATCAGACAAAATCCAACTAAAGCCAACATTGTAGTTGAAGCTTCTAGCTTTAACACTTCTAGAAACAAAGATGTTTCCAGCTTCAACAAAGACCAAAGCAAGGATGCTTTGGATACAATGTTACACCAACTCTTTTCTTTTGACGAAACAAATCCTTTTAAAAACAACCCCGAAATACAAAGCCAAATTATAAAAGCTTTAGATAAAGCAAAAATACTTGACCCTGCTGCCGGCTCCGGTGCCTTCCCCATGGGAGTGTTGCAAAAAATGGTGCACATACTTCAAAAGTTAGACTCCGACAATGAACTCTGTAAAGAGGTACAATTGGAAAAAGCAATGGCTGAAACTGAAGATGCTTATGGAATTGAAAATAAAAAAGAACGAGAGCAAAAACTTATTGAAATAAACAATGCTTTTGACGAAAAGGTAAACGATCCCGATTTTGCACGGAAACTATACCTGATTGAAAACTGCATTTATGGTGTGGACATACAACCCATTGCTACGCAAATTTCTAAACTGCGGTTCTTTATTTCACTTGTAGTTGACCAAAAAGTACAACCTGACGAACCTAACTTTGGTATTCGTCCTTTACCAAACCTTGAAACCCGTTTTGTTACAGCAAATACACTTATTGGAATACAAAAAGAGAACTCTCTGTTTTATACTGATGAGGTTAAAAAACTGGAGAACAAACTCAAAAAAGTACGACATAAACTTTTTAATGCCCGAACGAAAGATACCAAATTAAAATACCGCCAAAAAGATGAAGAGCTACGACATAATATTGCCGATATTTTAAAGGATAAGGGATTGCCATTGTATGAAGCCGAAAAATTAGCAAACTGGGATCCTTATGACCAAAATGCTTCTTCTCCATTTTTTGACCCCGAATGGATGTTTGATATTAAAAGTGGTTTTGATGTGGTGATTGGGAACCCGCCTTATATTGGCGAAAAAGGAAATAAAGATATTTTCAGACAACTAGCTATAGGCTCTTTAAGTAAACGATTTTATCAAAGAAAAATTGATATATTTTATTTCTTTTTTCATTTAGCACTGGATACATTAAAAGAAAGGGGGACTTTTTCATTTATTACAACTAATTATTATCCAACTGCTGATGCTGCAAAAAATCTTAGAAATGATTTAAAAAC